From Flavobacterium sp. 102, a single genomic window includes:
- a CDS encoding bestrophin family protein: protein MVKYNPKDWITFIFRFHKADTFRQLFPMMIFIGLYSAGICYLEVEYWKLSQESHVKNISIMHGMLGFVISLLLAYRTNTAYDRWWEGRKLWGSLVNNSRNLAIKLSAMLNDEHDKRYLRFLIPTYASILSKHLSNEEVGQILFEDVELKINHEKHKPNQVAQVLFKKIHDLHQSGKISGDQLIILNSELQSFTDVCGACERIKNTPIPYSYSAFIKKFIFFYVMTLPFGYVFSLGYYVIPVVVFIFYVLASLELIAEEIEDPFGTDANDLPTGKIAENIKRHIEEIL from the coding sequence ATGGTAAAATACAACCCAAAAGACTGGATTACTTTTATTTTCAGATTCCACAAAGCCGATACTTTCCGACAATTATTTCCGATGATGATTTTCATTGGATTGTATTCTGCCGGAATTTGCTATTTGGAAGTCGAATATTGGAAATTGTCCCAAGAAAGTCATGTCAAAAACATCTCCATCATGCATGGCATGTTAGGTTTTGTAATTTCTTTATTATTGGCTTATCGCACGAATACTGCTTACGACCGTTGGTGGGAAGGCCGAAAACTTTGGGGTTCATTGGTAAACAACAGTCGAAACTTAGCCATCAAACTTTCGGCTATGTTGAACGACGAGCACGATAAAAGGTACTTGCGCTTTTTGATTCCGACTTATGCTTCCATTTTATCCAAACATTTGAGTAATGAAGAAGTCGGCCAAATTCTTTTTGAAGATGTTGAATTAAAAATCAATCACGAAAAGCACAAACCGAATCAAGTAGCACAAGTATTGTTTAAAAAGATACACGACTTACACCAATCGGGTAAAATTTCCGGTGACCAATTGATTATTTTGAACTCCGAGTTACAATCGTTTACTGATGTTTGCGGTGCTTGTGAACGTATCAAAAACACGCCTATTCCCTACTCTTACAGCGCTTTTATCAAGAAGTTTATTTTCTTTTACGTAATGACATTACCTTTTGGTTACGTATTTAGTTTGGGTTATTATGTGATTCCTGTCGTGGTTTTTATTTTTTATGTTTTAGCAAGTTTAGAGTTAATTGCCGAAGAAATTGAAGATCCTTTTGGTACTGATGCCAACGACTTACCAACGGGTAAAATCGCGGAAAACATCAAACGACACATAGAAGAAATACTGTAA
- a CDS encoding TolC family protein, which produces MKFNSLYIILLLLVFVPKIQSQELLKLEDAVKIALENNYEIKLSKNDLKIDELNNTIGNAGMLPTVSATVVNNNSILNTTQTQSDGSERTLDGARNLNLTYGIGLDWTVFDGMRMFARKEQLNILQKQGEAELKLAILTRISDVYLNYFDLVQQQQQLAAIDTAIVISEERVNTAQNRYSIGKAAKLEVLNAQVDLNADKSLRLKQIELIKTAKIRLNEILARDVQTDFIVTDEITVDEQLKYDELKSSADQQNPQLQAQLLNKNIAEQQLKQVKAGRYPTVRITSGYNFTRSEASLGFVTQSSGRGLVYGINASVPIFNGSLQNRNEKIAKVQLESANVTLEQQKRSLESQLNSAFASYETNLELSKVEAKNLEIAEQNLDITLSKFKIGTITPIEFRTAQQNFLDAKVRYSNAMYLTKIHEITLKELAGSLSF; this is translated from the coding sequence ATGAAATTCAATTCATTATATATCATCTTATTGTTGTTGGTTTTTGTGCCAAAAATACAATCACAAGAGTTATTAAAACTGGAAGATGCCGTTAAAATAGCTTTGGAAAACAACTATGAAATTAAGTTGTCCAAAAACGACTTAAAAATTGACGAACTCAACAATACCATCGGAAATGCCGGAATGTTGCCTACCGTTAGCGCCACTGTGGTAAACAACAACAGTATTTTAAATACCACACAAACCCAATCTGATGGTTCGGAGAGAACTTTGGATGGTGCTCGAAATTTAAATTTAACTTATGGTATTGGCTTAGATTGGACGGTTTTTGACGGCATGAGAATGTTTGCTCGAAAAGAGCAATTGAACATTTTACAAAAGCAAGGCGAAGCCGAATTGAAATTGGCTATCCTGACCAGAATCAGTGATGTGTATCTAAACTATTTCGACTTGGTACAACAGCAACAACAATTGGCTGCGATTGATACTGCAATTGTGATTTCAGAAGAAAGAGTGAATACGGCTCAAAACCGTTACAGCATTGGTAAAGCGGCAAAATTAGAAGTCCTAAACGCACAAGTTGACCTCAATGCTGACAAAAGCTTACGTCTCAAGCAAATTGAATTAATCAAAACTGCTAAAATTCGTTTGAATGAAATTCTAGCCCGCGATGTACAAACCGATTTCATAGTAACCGATGAAATTACTGTTGATGAGCAACTCAAATATGACGAACTCAAGTCATCTGCTGACCAACAAAACCCACAACTACAAGCGCAACTATTGAACAAAAATATCGCAGAACAACAACTCAAGCAAGTCAAAGCCGGTCGTTATCCGACAGTTAGGATTACTTCAGGTTACAATTTTACGCGTTCGGAAGCTTCGTTGGGTTTTGTTACGCAATCTTCGGGTAGAGGTTTGGTTTACGGCATCAATGCTTCGGTTCCTATCTTCAATGGTAGCCTCCAAAACCGAAATGAAAAAATTGCCAAAGTACAATTGGAAAGCGCCAACGTTACGTTGGAACAACAAAAAAGAAGTTTGGAAAGTCAATTGAATTCGGCGTTTGCGAGTTATGAAACCAATTTAGAACTTAGCAAAGTAGAAGCCAAAAACTTAGAGATAGCCGAGCAAAACTTAGACATTACGTTGTCTAAATTCAAAATCGGAACCATTACGCCTATCGAATTCAGAACAGCCCAACAGAATTTTTTGGATGCCAAAGTACGTTACAGCAATGCGATGTATTTGACTAAAATTCACGAAATCACCTTAAAAGAATTAGCAGGAAGTTTGAGTTTTTAA
- a CDS encoding efflux RND transporter permease subunit, whose product MSLSTLSIKRPVFTIVINLTIVLFGIIGYSYLGVREFPSIDPAQISVRTNYTGANAEIIESQITEPLEKAINSIDGIRNITSSSNQGSSNITIEFKLEKNLEEAANDVRDKVSQAIRSLPQDIDAPPVVSKADADSEAIISMTVQSDTKNVLELSDYAENVIAERLQTIPGVSSVQIWGQKRYSMRIWIDPVKLSSYGITVSEVRAALEKQNVELPSGKLTGANTELMVKTMGNLSNETEFNNIIIIANGDKTVRLSDIGRAELGPENIETQLKANDQPMVALAVIPQPGTNYLDIAEEFYKQFDLFKKDLPKDIQINVALDNTLFIKKSVIEVAETLLISIILVILIIFLFFRDWSIAFRPLIDIPVSLIATFFIMYLCGFSINVLTLLAIVLATGLVVDDGIVVTENIFKKVEEGMSPIEAAIKGSNEIFFAVISISITLAAVFLPIIFLEGFVGRLFREFGVVIGAAVLISAFVSLTLTPMLNAYLMKGGEQKKTKFYTFTEPYFEGLNKGYASALESFMQKKWLSFPIVIVCLGLIALFFSILPKETAPYDDRNLVVVGVTTPEGSTYDYTDRFMQDMSNLINDSIPEKKIALVITSPGFLSSSVNAGRVRLALNDPEDRERSQKEIADDFTKWTKKYSQAKVTVSEQPTISVNRRGGLPIQYIIQAPNFEQLREKIPLFMEEANKNETFSNVDVNLKFNKPEINVTIDREKAESLGISVLDVAQTLQLSLSGQRFGYFMRNGKQYQVIGQFDEKDRDEPLDLTSMFVKNNLGELIQLDNVVKVDEQSNPPQLYHNNRYMSATVSAGLAPGKSMVDGIEAMDEIKAKVLDNSFTTDLGGESRDFVESSSNTLFAFGLALLLIYLILAAQFESFIDPFIIILTVPMAVAGALLSLWLFGQTWNIFSQIGTVMLIGLVTKNGILIVEFANKLREQGLPKYDAIIQASEARLRPILMTSLAIALGALPIALSLGAASTSRIGMGVVIVGGTVFSLILTLFVIPAFYLMWSKAKKHRPEFDNLEALDSRLKAQQNAS is encoded by the coding sequence ATGAGTTTATCCACTTTAAGTATCAAACGACCGGTTTTTACGATTGTAATTAACCTGACCATTGTTCTTTTCGGAATTATCGGTTACAGCTATTTGGGCGTAAGAGAATTTCCTTCAATTGATCCGGCGCAAATTTCGGTACGTACCAATTACACCGGTGCGAATGCCGAAATTATCGAATCGCAAATCACCGAACCTTTAGAAAAAGCCATCAATTCCATCGACGGAATTCGAAATATCACTTCTTCGAGTAACCAAGGTTCCAGTAATATCACCATCGAATTTAAGTTAGAGAAAAACCTGGAAGAAGCGGCCAATGATGTTCGTGATAAAGTATCGCAAGCGATTAGAAGTTTGCCGCAAGATATTGATGCGCCGCCGGTAGTTTCTAAGGCAGATGCCGATTCTGAAGCGATTATTTCAATGACGGTTCAAAGCGATACCAAAAACGTATTGGAATTGAGCGATTATGCCGAAAATGTAATCGCCGAACGTTTGCAAACGATTCCCGGTGTGAGTAGCGTTCAAATTTGGGGACAAAAAAGATACTCAATGCGCATTTGGATTGATCCTGTAAAATTGAGTTCTTACGGCATTACCGTTTCGGAAGTCAGAGCCGCTTTGGAAAAACAAAATGTCGAATTACCCTCGGGAAAATTAACCGGTGCCAACACCGAGTTGATGGTTAAAACCATGGGGAACTTGTCGAATGAAACCGAATTCAACAATATCATTATTATTGCCAATGGAGATAAAACTGTTCGTTTGAGTGACATTGGTCGAGCCGAATTAGGTCCGGAGAATATTGAAACCCAGCTGAAAGCCAACGACCAACCGATGGTTGCTTTGGCCGTTATTCCGCAACCGGGAACCAATTACTTAGATATAGCTGAAGAATTTTACAAACAATTCGACCTTTTCAAAAAAGATTTGCCTAAAGACATTCAAATTAATGTTGCTTTAGACAATACGCTATTTATCAAAAAATCTGTTATTGAAGTAGCCGAAACCCTTTTGATTTCTATCATTTTGGTAATCTTGATAATCTTTTTATTTTTCCGTGATTGGTCCATCGCTTTCCGTCCGTTAATTGATATTCCGGTTTCCTTGATTGCTACTTTTTTCATCATGTATTTGTGTGGTTTTTCGATAAATGTGTTAACCTTATTAGCCATCGTTTTAGCTACCGGATTAGTGGTTGACGACGGAATTGTAGTCACCGAAAATATCTTTAAAAAAGTCGAAGAAGGCATGTCGCCCATAGAAGCAGCAATCAAAGGCTCGAATGAGATTTTCTTTGCGGTGATTTCTATTTCCATCACTTTAGCGGCCGTATTTTTACCAATCATCTTCTTAGAAGGTTTTGTCGGTCGATTGTTCCGAGAGTTTGGCGTCGTCATTGGCGCAGCAGTGTTAATTTCTGCTTTTGTTTCGTTAACGCTTACGCCAATGTTGAACGCGTATTTGATGAAAGGCGGCGAACAAAAGAAAACCAAGTTCTACACTTTTACCGAACCTTATTTTGAAGGTTTAAACAAAGGATATGCCTCGGCTTTGGAAAGCTTTATGCAAAAAAAATGGTTGAGCTTTCCCATTGTAATTGTCTGTCTTGGACTCATTGCGCTATTCTTTTCTATTTTACCAAAAGAAACCGCACCTTATGATGACCGAAATCTGGTCGTTGTCGGTGTAACCACACCGGAAGGATCAACTTATGATTACACCGATCGTTTTATGCAGGATATGTCCAACTTAATCAACGACAGTATTCCTGAGAAAAAAATAGCCTTAGTCATTACTTCTCCCGGTTTCTTGTCTTCCTCAGTAAATGCAGGAAGAGTTCGATTAGCACTAAATGATCCTGAAGATCGTGAGCGTTCGCAAAAAGAAATTGCCGATGATTTCACCAAATGGACTAAAAAATATTCCCAAGCCAAAGTAACCGTTTCAGAACAACCTACCATTTCTGTAAACCGTCGTGGCGGTTTGCCTATACAATATATTATTCAGGCGCCCAACTTTGAACAATTGCGTGAAAAGATTCCGCTGTTTATGGAAGAAGCCAATAAAAATGAGACTTTCTCCAATGTAGATGTAAACCTGAAATTCAATAAACCCGAAATCAATGTAACTATCGACAGAGAAAAAGCAGAAAGTTTAGGCATTTCCGTTTTGGATGTGGCGCAAACATTGCAATTATCGTTAAGTGGACAACGTTTTGGTTACTTTATGAGAAACGGTAAACAATACCAAGTCATTGGACAATTTGACGAAAAAGACCGAGATGAACCGTTGGATTTAACTTCAATGTTTGTCAAAAATAATTTAGGCGAATTGATTCAGTTAGACAATGTCGTAAAAGTCGATGAACAAAGTAATCCACCGCAATTGTATCATAACAATCGCTATATGTCAGCAACCGTTTCCGCAGGTTTAGCACCGGGAAAAAGTATGGTTGACGGAATTGAAGCGATGGATGAAATCAAAGCCAAAGTCTTAGATAATAGTTTTACAACCGACTTAGGCGGAGAATCTCGTGACTTTGTAGAAAGTAGTTCGAATACCTTATTTGCTTTTGGGTTAGCCTTATTGTTAATTTATTTGATTTTGGCAGCGCAATTCGAGAGCTTTATCGATCCGTTTATTATTATTTTAACGGTGCCAATGGCGGTTGCAGGAGCATTGTTATCACTTTGGTTGTTTGGCCAAACTTGGAATATCTTTAGCCAAATCGGAACTGTAATGTTAATTGGACTCGTCACGAAGAACGGAATTCTGATCGTCGAATTTGCCAATAAATTGCGAGAACAAGGTTTGCCTAAATACGATGCTATTATTCAAGCTTCTGAAGCGCGTTTGCGTCCTATTTTGATGACTAGTTTAGCTATTGCTTTAGGCGCGTTACCAATTGCTTTATCTCTTGGTGCCGCTTCAACGAGTAGAATTGGAATGGGTGTTGTGATTGTTGGCGGAACTGTTTTCTCCTTGATTCTGACTTTATTCGTAATTCCGGCGTTCTATTTAATGTGGTCGAAAGCAAAGAAACACCGACCGGAATTTGACAATTTAGAAGCTTTAGACTCGAGGCTGAAAGCCCAACAGAACGCAAGTTAA
- a CDS encoding efflux RND transporter periplasmic adaptor subunit, which translates to MKVKNIVIAILVIALGGMIVYRITKNKAEKGKDKNDKKPPIGVSAFVVKGQDFSNTISLSGSIEANEQIEIRSEVSGIVETISFTEGSNVSKGQVLFKVNDIELRAQLAQAKTRESLSSENERRAKLLLQKEAISQEEYDIASADFRTAKAQTQLIQAQIGKTTVRAPFSGKIGLRSISPGTYVTPATLIAKLVSTNPLKITFSIPEKYATEINKNAVITFTVPNVTDKFTAKIYALEPAIEATTRTLQIRALTDNSNGKLLPGTFANIELPLKNIKDAIIIPTEAIVPIQDGKKVFIANNGKAKEIKITTLTRTDKDVVVTSGLKIGDTVLTSGVMSLKEEADIKVKLK; encoded by the coding sequence ATGAAAGTAAAAAATATTGTCATCGCCATTTTAGTCATTGCTCTCGGAGGAATGATTGTATACAGAATCACCAAGAACAAAGCCGAAAAAGGAAAAGACAAAAATGATAAAAAACCGCCTATTGGGGTTAGTGCGTTTGTTGTTAAAGGTCAAGATTTTTCCAATACCATTTCGCTTTCCGGTTCTATTGAAGCCAATGAGCAAATTGAAATCAGAAGTGAAGTTTCCGGAATTGTAGAAACCATTTCTTTCACAGAAGGCAGCAATGTCAGCAAAGGGCAAGTCTTATTTAAAGTCAATGATATAGAACTCAGAGCGCAATTGGCTCAAGCCAAAACCAGAGAAAGTTTGTCTTCAGAAAACGAACGAAGAGCCAAATTACTGCTACAAAAAGAAGCCATCAGCCAAGAAGAATACGACATCGCCAGTGCCGATTTCAGAACCGCTAAAGCACAAACCCAATTGATACAAGCACAAATTGGTAAAACCACGGTAAGAGCACCATTTTCCGGAAAGATTGGTTTGAGAAGTATTTCTCCGGGAACTTATGTCACGCCGGCGACTTTGATAGCCAAATTAGTTAGTACTAATCCATTAAAAATCACGTTCTCTATTCCTGAAAAATACGCTACAGAAATCAATAAAAATGCTGTAATCACTTTCACGGTGCCAAATGTAACCGACAAATTCACTGCCAAGATTTACGCTTTGGAACCTGCCATTGAAGCCACTACAAGAACATTGCAAATCAGAGCATTGACAGACAATTCTAACGGAAAATTATTGCCCGGAACTTTTGCGAATATCGAATTGCCTTTAAAAAACATCAAAGATGCTATCATCATTCCAACGGAAGCGATTGTTCCGATTCAAGATGGTAAAAAAGTGTTTATTGCCAACAACGGTAAGGCGAAAGAAATAAAAATTACAACCTTAACCCGAACCGATAAAGATGTTGTTGTTACTTCAGGGCTGAAAATCGGTGATACGGTACTGACTTCCGGTGTAATGTCCTTAAAAGAGGAAGCAGACATTAAAGTAAAACTTAAATAA
- the recG gene encoding ATP-dependent DNA helicase RecG, with translation MNNLLQTPIEYLKGVGPQRGELLRKEIGIHRYEDLLNFYPNRYIDRTRYYKINELNNNPAEVQIIGKIINIKTVEFGKAKKRLVASFVDETGQMELNWFQGHKWIRDTLKLNTPYVIFGKVTNFNGQYSMAHPEMELLNEHEQSLRSAMQPVYPSTETLTNRGISNRVVNKMMQQVFLETQAQFSETLPQYLIEELKLIPKNAALFNIHFPKSPELLAKAQFRLKFEELFFIQLQLITKNLVRKHKIKGHPFTIVGDNFNNFYQNHLPFELTNAQKKVLKEIRNDMGTNAQMNRLLQGDVGSGKTIVALMAMLIALDNGFQSCLMAPTEILANQHYNGLTELAKDLNINIKILTGSTKTAERKIIHEALENGSLHILIGTHALLEDKVKFNNLGLAIIDEQHRFGVEQRSKLWQKNDIPPHVLVMTATPIPRTLAMSLYGDLDISVIDELPPGRKPIQTVHRYDSNRLKVWKFIKDEIAKGRQIYIVYPLIKESETMDYKDLMDGYESISRDFPLPQYSISIVHGKMKPADKDAEMKRFAEGKTNIMVATTVIEVGVNIPNASVMIIESAERFGLSQLHQLRGRVGRGAEQSYCILMTSFKLSSDSKIRLETMVKTNDGFEIAEVDLKLRGPGDIMGKQQSGVLNLQIADLVKDKDILLLARHEALKLLKKDASMTLPEHQSLRAVFIELTKKKNIWNYIS, from the coding sequence ATGAATAATCTTCTGCAAACTCCCATCGAATACCTCAAAGGCGTTGGTCCGCAACGCGGAGAATTGTTGCGCAAGGAAATTGGCATTCACCGCTATGAAGATTTACTTAATTTTTACCCGAATCGTTACATTGACAGAACGCGTTATTACAAGATTAACGAACTGAATAACAATCCGGCTGAAGTACAAATCATTGGCAAAATTATCAATATTAAAACCGTCGAATTTGGCAAAGCCAAAAAAAGATTAGTCGCTTCTTTCGTAGACGAAACCGGTCAAATGGAACTCAACTGGTTCCAAGGTCACAAATGGATTCGCGATACGTTAAAACTCAATACACCTTATGTCATTTTTGGAAAAGTAACCAATTTCAACGGTCAATACAGCATGGCGCATCCGGAAATGGAACTGCTCAACGAACACGAACAAAGTTTGCGTTCGGCGATGCAACCGGTTTATCCATCAACCGAAACTTTGACCAATCGCGGCATTTCCAATCGCGTGGTGAATAAAATGATGCAACAAGTTTTTTTGGAAACCCAAGCCCAATTTTCAGAAACGCTACCGCAATATTTAATCGAGGAACTAAAGTTGATTCCGAAAAACGCAGCGTTATTCAACATTCATTTCCCTAAAAGTCCCGAACTTTTGGCGAAAGCGCAATTCCGATTGAAATTTGAAGAATTGTTTTTTATCCAATTGCAATTGATTACCAAAAACCTGGTTCGCAAGCATAAGATTAAAGGACATCCGTTTACGATTGTTGGTGACAATTTCAATAATTTCTACCAAAACCATTTGCCGTTTGAGTTGACGAATGCGCAGAAAAAAGTGCTTAAAGAAATTCGAAACGACATGGGCACAAATGCACAAATGAACCGATTATTACAAGGCGATGTTGGTTCGGGAAAAACGATTGTTGCTTTAATGGCGATGTTGATTGCGTTGGATAATGGTTTCCAAAGTTGCTTGATGGCGCCAACGGAAATTTTGGCCAACCAACATTACAACGGCTTAACCGAATTGGCTAAAGATCTTAACATCAATATCAAAATACTCACCGGTTCAACCAAAACTGCGGAACGGAAAATCATTCACGAAGCGTTGGAAAATGGTAGTCTTCATATACTTATTGGAACTCACGCTTTACTCGAAGACAAAGTAAAATTTAATAATTTGGGTTTGGCGATTATTGACGAGCAACATCGTTTTGGAGTAGAACAACGTTCCAAACTTTGGCAAAAAAACGACATTCCACCACATGTTTTGGTGATGACTGCTACGCCTATTCCGAGAACACTGGCGATGAGTTTGTATGGCGATTTGGATATTTCTGTCATCGACGAATTGCCACCGGGAAGAAAACCAATCCAAACCGTACATCGATATGACAGCAACCGTTTGAAAGTGTGGAAGTTTATTAAAGACGAAATTGCAAAAGGCCGCCAAATCTACATCGTTTATCCTTTGATTAAAGAAAGTGAAACAATGGATTACAAAGATTTGATGGATGGCTACGAAAGCATTTCGAGAGATTTTCCTTTACCACAATACAGTATTTCCATCGTTCACGGCAAAATGAAACCTGCTGATAAAGATGCCGAAATGAAACGCTTCGCAGAAGGCAAAACCAATATTATGGTGGCGACTACTGTGATTGAAGTTGGGGTCAATATTCCGAATGCCAGTGTCATGATTATTGAAAGCGCCGAACGTTTTGGCTTGTCACAATTACATCAGCTTCGCGGTCGCGTTGGTCGTGGTGCCGAACAAAGTTATTGCATTTTAATGACTTCTTTCAAATTGTCGAGCGATAGTAAAATTCGCTTAGAGACTATGGTAAAAACCAACGATGGTTTTGAAATTGCCGAAGTCGATTTAAAACTCCGCGGTCCGGGCGATATTATGGGCAAACAACAAAGTGGTGTGTTGAATTTGCAAATTGCCGATTTGGTCAAAGACAAAGACATTTTGCTTTTGGCACGACACGAAGCCTTAAAACTTCTGAAAAAAGATGCTTCAATGACTTTACCCGAACACCAAAGTCTTCGAGCGGTCTTTATTGAACTCACTAAAAAGAAAAATATCTGGAATTATATCAGTTAA
- a CDS encoding acyltransferase, whose amino-acid sequence MTKYISGLNGIRAIAVLMVIIWHRFPEGHFMKMIPVGPFGVNIFFVLSGYLISRILFEGVLKIKAKTATSYQLIKSFVIRRSLRIFPIYYIVLFLMYFTDGIIGNSFRDNFAWYFFYASNYLIYNEGRWFGCLAHLWSLAVEEQFYLVWPFLVLVFFRNRILGLLLTAILVGTLAPLFMDGITYVLTVSCINAFGIGALLAYVEVIKPQWKSVFIKIVSVLAVVSVIFIFVHYFVYEFSIFFDRFLVSCIAVAIIAYCRYHQDSFLVTKILENKMLSFIGLISYGVYLYHNIVPRYWIVVLNRLDVKTPSTLGNFSYLEFFIQTAFVIFISYLSWVIIEKPILKWKDKLT is encoded by the coding sequence ATGACTAAATACATCTCCGGATTAAATGGTATTAGGGCAATAGCTGTTCTTATGGTAATTATTTGGCATAGATTTCCTGAGGGTCATTTTATGAAAATGATACCTGTTGGCCCTTTTGGGGTTAATATTTTTTTTGTTTTAAGTGGATACTTGATTTCTAGGATTTTATTTGAAGGGGTGTTAAAAATTAAAGCAAAAACGGCAACAAGCTACCAACTTATTAAAAGTTTTGTGATAAGGCGTAGTCTAAGAATATTTCCAATCTATTATATAGTGCTGTTTTTAATGTATTTCACAGATGGGATTATCGGCAATAGTTTTCGGGATAATTTTGCTTGGTATTTCTTTTATGCCAGCAATTATCTAATTTATAATGAAGGAAGATGGTTTGGCTGTTTGGCGCATTTATGGTCACTGGCTGTTGAAGAACAGTTTTATTTGGTTTGGCCCTTTTTGGTATTGGTGTTTTTCAGAAATAGAATTTTAGGACTTTTATTGACAGCCATTTTGGTTGGAACTTTGGCTCCGTTATTTATGGATGGAATTACTTATGTGTTGACCGTTTCGTGTATTAATGCTTTTGGAATTGGCGCCTTATTGGCTTACGTAGAAGTCATTAAACCACAATGGAAATCGGTTTTTATTAAAATAGTATCGGTGCTCGCTGTTGTTTCGGTGATTTTTATTTTTGTGCACTATTTTGTTTACGAGTTCTCAATATTTTTTGACCGCTTTTTGGTGTCTTGTATTGCAGTGGCTATTATTGCCTATTGTCGTTACCATCAAGATAGTTTTTTAGTTACTAAAATTCTTGAAAACAAAATGTTAAGTTTTATTGGTTTAATCAGTTATGGAGTATATTTATATCACAATATAGTACCAAGATACTGGATTGTTGTACTGAATCGATTAGACGTGAAAACGCCTTCAACTTTGGGTAATTTTTCTTATTTAGAATTTTTTATTCAAACTGCTTTCGTTATTTTTATCAGCTATTTGTCTTGGGTTATCATTGAAAAACCCATCTTAAAATGGAAAGATAAATTAACCTAG